The following proteins come from a genomic window of Actinomarinicola tropica:
- a CDS encoding aspartate kinase: MALVVQKFGGTSVADPDRIREVADHVARTRRHGSDVVLVVSAMGKETDDLLRMAKEVSNTRPGREMDMLITAGERKATALVCMALADLGVPAESFTGSQAGFITDTTHTNAKILELRPDRLRDSLAAGKVPVVGGSQGVSTGRDVTFLGRGGSDTTAVALAAALNADSCELYTDVSGVFNADPRIVQGARRIDRISFEELLEMTATGCPKPAMRSVEFARNHGVKLHVRSAFTWEPGTWVVEEDPDMEHAIISAITHDASEAKITVTGLPDEPGIAAKVFRALADQDVNVDMIVQNVSDHGVTDISFTVPFDDVERSMTVLRPMCDEIGGSHEITEDSGIGRVSIVGAGMKSNPGVAARMFETLSEHGINIEMISTSAIRVSCVVRQDRLEDAVVALHGAFELDRPVPA, translated from the coding sequence GTGGCTCTCGTCGTCCAGAAGTTCGGCGGCACGTCCGTCGCCGACCCAGATCGCATCCGTGAGGTCGCCGACCACGTGGCGCGCACCCGCCGTCACGGCTCCGACGTCGTGCTCGTCGTCAGCGCCATGGGCAAGGAGACCGACGACCTCCTCCGCATGGCGAAGGAGGTGTCCAACACGCGGCCCGGCCGCGAGATGGACATGCTCATCACCGCCGGGGAGCGCAAGGCCACCGCGCTGGTCTGCATGGCCCTCGCCGACCTCGGCGTGCCCGCCGAGTCCTTCACCGGCAGCCAGGCCGGCTTCATCACCGACACGACCCACACGAACGCCAAGATCCTGGAGCTGCGGCCCGACCGCCTCCGCGACTCGCTCGCCGCGGGGAAGGTCCCGGTCGTCGGCGGCTCCCAGGGCGTCTCGACGGGCCGGGACGTCACGTTCCTCGGCCGCGGCGGGTCCGACACCACCGCCGTCGCCCTCGCCGCCGCGCTGAACGCCGACAGCTGCGAGCTCTACACCGACGTGTCCGGCGTCTTCAACGCCGACCCCCGCATCGTCCAGGGGGCCCGCCGCATCGACCGCATCTCGTTCGAGGAGCTGCTCGAGATGACCGCCACCGGGTGCCCGAAGCCCGCCATGCGGTCCGTCGAGTTCGCCCGCAACCACGGAGTCAAGCTCCACGTCCGCTCCGCCTTCACCTGGGAGCCGGGCACCTGGGTCGTCGAGGAGGACCCCGACATGGAACACGCCATCATCTCCGCCATCACCCACGACGCGTCCGAGGCGAAGATCACCGTCACCGGCCTCCCCGACGAGCCGGGCATCGCCGCGAAGGTGTTCCGGGCCCTCGCCGACCAGGACGTCAACGTCGACATGATCGTGCAGAACGTCAGCGACCACGGCGTCACCGACATCTCCTTCACGGTCCCGTTCGACGACGTCGAGCGGTCGATGACCGTCCTGCGGCCCATGTGCGACGAGATCGGCGGCTCCCACGAGATCACCGAGGACTCGGGCATCGGCCGGGTGAGCATCGTCGGGGCCGGCATGAAGTCGAACCCGGGCGTCGCCGCCCGCATGTTCGAGACGCTGTCCGAGCACGGCATCAACATCGAGATGATCTCGACGTCGGCGATCCGGGTCAGCTGCGTGGTCCGCCAGGATCGGCTGGAGGACGCCGTCGTCGCCCTGCACGGCGCCTTCGAGCTGGACCGTCCCGTCCCCGCCTGA
- a CDS encoding peptidylprolyl isomerase — protein sequence MPSDKRQRQKERERAAREAQAAAEHRAKQRRTWIQLGGLVVLIVVLAALYSIFAGGDDDDGDGADTATDTSAETSDEDAATDPDAEPLPCPPAEGVDEPVLDFPAPPPDCLEEGASYEAVFDTTAGEIRVALDVEETPNTANNFAYLARYGYYDGTDLFRSNTGIEILQGGSPHTNSSSDPGPGYNLEDEGDFRVDEVTGELSGPYTYEPGQLVMARTPLPDGAGAQFFFTTGPAASQLDGTGTYVVFGNVTEGMDVLEAIMATHEDGDQPGEGAPNPVPVVNSVQIVQT from the coding sequence ATGCCGAGCGACAAGCGCCAACGCCAGAAGGAGCGGGAGCGGGCTGCCCGCGAGGCCCAGGCCGCCGCCGAGCACCGGGCCAAGCAGCGCCGCACGTGGATCCAGCTGGGCGGCCTGGTCGTGCTCATCGTCGTGCTCGCCGCTCTCTACAGCATCTTCGCCGGCGGCGACGACGACGACGGGGACGGGGCGGACACCGCGACCGACACCTCCGCCGAGACCTCCGACGAGGACGCCGCCACCGACCCCGATGCCGAGCCGCTCCCCTGCCCGCCTGCCGAGGGCGTCGACGAGCCGGTCCTCGACTTCCCCGCGCCCCCGCCCGACTGCCTCGAGGAGGGCGCGAGCTACGAGGCGGTCTTCGACACCACCGCCGGGGAGATCCGGGTGGCGCTCGACGTCGAGGAGACGCCGAACACGGCGAACAACTTCGCCTACCTCGCCCGCTACGGCTACTACGACGGCACCGACCTGTTCCGCTCGAACACGGGGATCGAGATCCTCCAGGGCGGGTCGCCGCACACGAACAGCAGCTCCGACCCGGGCCCGGGCTACAACCTCGAGGACGAGGGCGACTTCAGGGTCGACGAGGTCACCGGCGAGCTGTCGGGGCCGTACACCTACGAGCCCGGCCAGCTGGTGATGGCCCGCACGCCGCTCCCCGACGGCGCCGGCGCCCAGTTCTTCTTCACCACCGGACCCGCCGCCTCGCAGCTCGACGGGACGGGCACCTACGTGGTGTTCGGGAACGTCACCGAGGGGATGGACGTCCTCGAGGCGATCATGGCGACCCACGAGGACGGCGACCAGCCGGGCGAGGGCGCGCCGAACCCGGTGCCCGTCGTCAACTCGGTCCAGATCGTCCAGACCTGA
- a CDS encoding nucleosidase, giving the protein MGRPLVVVAVRQEARHLDAHDVVLTGIGKVSAAVAVTAAIAARRPSLVLNVGTAGALRDHMTGTHVIGRVIEHDVDHAFLGRLIGEDLSGEVVLDPDIDVTLATGDAFVADGALRDALAARAHLVDMEGYAVARACEAAGVPCRIVKVVSDTASDGAAATWVDEVDRTARAIADAVAEHL; this is encoded by the coding sequence ATGGGCCGGCCGCTCGTCGTCGTCGCCGTCCGCCAGGAGGCCCGCCACCTCGACGCGCACGACGTCGTGCTCACGGGCATCGGCAAGGTGTCCGCGGCCGTCGCCGTCACGGCGGCGATCGCGGCGCGCCGGCCGTCGCTCGTCCTCAACGTCGGGACCGCCGGCGCGCTCCGCGACCACATGACCGGCACACACGTCATCGGCCGGGTGATCGAGCACGACGTGGACCACGCCTTCCTCGGTCGGCTCATCGGCGAGGATCTGAGCGGCGAGGTCGTGCTCGACCCCGACATCGACGTCACCCTCGCGACCGGCGATGCGTTCGTGGCCGACGGCGCCCTGCGCGACGCGCTCGCCGCACGGGCGCACCTGGTCGACATGGAGGGCTACGCCGTGGCGCGGGCCTGCGAGGCGGCCGGCGTCCCGTGCCGGATCGTCAAGGTCGTGTCCGACACCGCGTCGGATGGTGCGGCGGCGACGTGGGTCGACGAGGTCGACCGCACGGCTCGGGCGATCGCCGACGCCGTCGCCGAGCACCTCTGA
- a CDS encoding adenine phosphoribosyltransferase yields MADDLDLGSYIRDVADWPQPGVTFKDITPLLADPAALAATIDRLAGHFIGRGITKVVGIEARGFVVAAPVAYRLDAGFVPARKPGKLPWGTESEAYDLEYGTDELEIHVDAVTPGEKVLVVDDVLATGGTASAAIRLVQAVGGDVVGLGVIIELGFLGGAAKLGDVDLVSLLTYD; encoded by the coding sequence ATGGCCGACGACCTCGACCTCGGGTCCTACATCCGCGACGTCGCCGACTGGCCCCAGCCCGGCGTCACGTTCAAGGACATCACGCCGCTGCTCGCCGACCCCGCGGCCCTGGCGGCCACGATCGACCGCCTGGCCGGCCACTTCATCGGCCGGGGCATCACGAAGGTCGTCGGCATCGAAGCCCGTGGCTTCGTCGTCGCCGCGCCGGTCGCGTACCGGCTCGACGCCGGCTTCGTCCCCGCCCGCAAGCCCGGCAAGCTCCCGTGGGGGACCGAGTCGGAGGCTTACGACCTCGAGTACGGGACCGACGAGCTCGAGATCCACGTCGACGCCGTCACACCGGGGGAGAAGGTGCTCGTCGTCGACGACGTGCTCGCCACCGGCGGCACGGCGAGCGCCGCGATCCGCCTCGTGCAGGCGGTCGGCGGCGACGTGGTCGGCCTCGGCGTCATCATCGAGCTCGGGTTCCTCGGCGGCGCCGCCAAGCTCGGCGACGTGGACCTCGTCAGCCTCCTCACCTACGACTGA
- a CDS encoding sigma-70 family RNA polymerase sigma factor gives MRVLVVVEARAAYGEDDFERFCRDAHPGLVAALAHHCGDRFLAEELAQEALIRAGDRWTKVRQLDSPVGWAFRVGANMAASSFRRRGAERRAVERMRARPLPTEHRDPDAGDAVAVRGALRALPERQRRVVLLRYVLDLSAEQAGAVLGISAGAVRMQAHRALAALQDRLRDDDIAEEVTDGC, from the coding sequence GTGCGTGTACTGGTCGTGGTGGAAGCGCGGGCGGCATACGGGGAGGACGACTTCGAGCGCTTCTGCCGTGACGCGCATCCGGGCCTCGTCGCGGCGCTCGCCCACCACTGCGGCGACCGGTTCCTCGCCGAGGAGCTGGCCCAGGAGGCGCTGATCCGCGCCGGCGACCGCTGGACGAAGGTGCGCCAGCTCGACTCGCCGGTCGGCTGGGCGTTCCGGGTCGGCGCCAACATGGCGGCCTCGTCGTTCCGGCGCCGTGGTGCCGAGCGGCGTGCCGTCGAACGGATGCGAGCCCGACCTCTGCCGACCGAGCACCGTGATCCGGATGCCGGCGACGCCGTGGCGGTGCGCGGAGCGCTGCGGGCGCTGCCCGAGCGGCAGCGCCGCGTCGTCCTCCTCCGCTACGTGCTCGATCTGTCCGCCGAGCAGGCGGGCGCGGTGCTCGGCATCAGCGCGGGTGCGGTCCGCATGCAGGCCCACCGCGCCCTCGCCGCGTTGCAGGACCGCCTGCGGGACGACGACATCGCCGAGGAGGTGACCGATGGCTGCTGA
- a CDS encoding Type 1 glutamine amidotransferase-like domain-containing protein: MSAGPLCLVGGDEWTDGCSFDAALLAESGADSVVVLTTAAAYEGADAVADHARAWFDSLGASVVVPRVLVRSDALDEENVRAVREARFVYLAGGPAGGSPMHLRSVLKDSPLCDAMIEAWKGGAVLAGAAAGGAVLFDHMVDTRGGAFTVGVGLLSGFTMIPRYDQWSHDKVHRTVGLAAPGLVVAGIEERTALIHRPNGSWSAEGAGSVHVFRNGSGADLSALPPLRV, from the coding sequence ATGAGCGCCGGGCCGCTCTGCCTGGTCGGCGGCGACGAGTGGACCGACGGGTGCAGCTTCGACGCTGCGCTCCTCGCGGAGTCGGGCGCCGACTCGGTGGTCGTGCTGACCACGGCTGCCGCCTACGAGGGTGCCGACGCCGTGGCCGACCACGCGCGGGCGTGGTTCGACTCGCTCGGCGCGTCGGTGGTGGTGCCCCGGGTCCTGGTGCGCTCCGACGCGCTGGACGAGGAGAACGTCCGGGCGGTGCGCGAGGCCCGGTTCGTCTACCTGGCCGGAGGGCCGGCCGGCGGATCGCCGATGCACCTGCGCTCGGTGCTGAAGGACTCGCCGCTGTGCGACGCCATGATCGAGGCGTGGAAGGGCGGTGCCGTGCTGGCCGGGGCCGCCGCGGGCGGCGCGGTGCTGTTCGACCACATGGTCGACACGCGGGGTGGGGCGTTCACGGTCGGGGTCGGCCTGCTGTCGGGCTTCACGATGATCCCCCGCTACGACCAGTGGTCCCACGACAAGGTGCACCGCACGGTCGGGCTGGCCGCGCCGGGCCTCGTCGTCGCCGGCATCGAGGAGCGCACCGCGCTGATCCACCGGCCCAACGGCTCGTGGTCGGCCGAGGGCGCGGGCAGCGTCCACGTCTTCCGCAACGGCTCGGGCGCCGACCTCTCCGCCCTCCCGCCCCTGCGCGTCTGA
- a CDS encoding class I SAM-dependent methyltransferase, translating into MVSLPAAARGVIDPWATGPIDEQLSLRGRIFRGTLDGAVLVVAGADGGADDGAYDHVVSIARLASVDDPAAEIDRLVALLAEDGWLTVVEPSLGVGATAMAQRRAATVAHERTGWWIDRDVPADLRARGLVVTDLERFPMPVSSPVLRPWVVARARRRRPVPFEGVAR; encoded by the coding sequence GTGGTGTCCCTCCCGGCCGCGGCGCGCGGCGTCATCGATCCATGGGCGACCGGCCCCATCGACGAGCAGCTCTCGCTGCGTGGGCGCATCTTCCGCGGGACGTTGGACGGTGCGGTCCTCGTGGTCGCGGGTGCCGACGGGGGCGCTGACGACGGCGCCTACGACCACGTCGTCTCGATCGCCCGGCTGGCCTCGGTCGACGACCCGGCGGCCGAGATCGACCGCCTGGTCGCCCTGCTCGCAGAGGACGGCTGGCTGACGGTCGTCGAACCGTCGCTCGGCGTCGGCGCCACGGCGATGGCGCAGCGCCGGGCCGCTACCGTCGCCCACGAGCGGACCGGCTGGTGGATCGACCGGGACGTCCCCGCCGACCTGCGCGCCCGCGGTCTCGTCGTCACCGACCTGGAGAGGTTCCCGATGCCCGTCTCGTCCCCCGTGCTCCGACCGTGGGTCGTGGCTCGCGCCCGCCGGCGCCGGCCCGTCCCGTTCGAGGGGGTGGCGCGATGA
- a CDS encoding 3-hydroxyacyl-CoA dehydrogenase family protein, whose protein sequence is MGNLTVGIVGSGIMGSGIAEVAAKAGHTVILRSRKQESADAMVAGLEKSLNRQVEKGRLEESARDEALARVSAVADLSALADCDLVIESIVEDLDTKVALFKELDGIVKADGILATNTSTLPVVEMAVATNRPDKVVGIHFFNPAPMMALVEVIAPLTASDATVDAALEFASGCGKSPVKVGDRAGFIVNALLFPYLNNAIRMLESGTASRDDIDTAMKGGANFPMGPFALLDLVGLDTSLSILDALYEEFKDANYAAQPLLRRMVAAGKLGRKSGAGFYDY, encoded by the coding sequence ATGGGGAACCTCACCGTTGGCATCGTCGGATCAGGGATCATGGGCTCGGGCATCGCCGAGGTGGCCGCCAAGGCGGGCCACACGGTCATCCTGCGCAGTCGCAAGCAGGAGTCGGCCGACGCCATGGTCGCCGGCCTGGAGAAGTCGCTGAACCGCCAGGTCGAGAAGGGCCGGCTCGAGGAGAGCGCCCGTGACGAGGCGCTCGCCCGGGTCAGCGCCGTCGCCGATCTGTCGGCCCTCGCCGACTGCGACCTCGTCATCGAGTCGATCGTCGAGGACCTCGACACGAAGGTCGCCCTCTTCAAGGAGCTCGACGGCATCGTCAAGGCCGACGGCATCCTCGCCACCAACACCTCGACGTTGCCCGTCGTCGAGATGGCGGTCGCCACGAACCGACCCGACAAGGTCGTGGGCATCCACTTCTTCAACCCGGCGCCGATGATGGCCCTCGTCGAGGTCATCGCCCCGCTCACCGCGTCGGACGCCACCGTCGACGCCGCGCTCGAGTTCGCCTCCGGCTGCGGCAAGTCGCCGGTGAAGGTCGGCGACCGGGCCGGCTTCATCGTGAACGCCCTGCTGTTCCCGTACCTGAACAACGCCATCCGGATGCTCGAGTCCGGCACCGCCAGCCGCGACGACATCGACACCGCGATGAAGGGCGGAGCGAACTTCCCGATGGGGCCGTTCGCCCTCCTCGACCTCGTCGGCCTCGACACGTCGCTGTCGATCCTCGATGCCCTCTACGAGGAGTTCAAGGACGCCAACTACGCCGCCCAGCCGCTGCTGCGCCGCATGGTCGCCGCGGGCAAGCTCGGCCGGAAGTCCGGCGCCGGCTTCTACGACTACTGA
- the aat gene encoding leucyl/phenylalanyl-tRNA--protein transferase: MRPVEPPPSVWELPSAHDADDEGLVAIGADLEPGTLLAAYRGGMFPMPVGRSGPLGWWSPDPRGVLALDGLQVSRSLRRSCREYEIRVDTAFADVIAACADPRRPGGWITPGFEAAYGELHALGWAHSVEAWTHDGELAGGLYGVAVGGLFAGESMFHRRRDASKVALVGLVERLRADGDPRRVLDVQWPTDHLATLGVIGVAREEYLRRLAAALEAPDPDCWV; this comes from the coding sequence ATGAGGCCCGTCGAGCCGCCCCCGAGCGTGTGGGAGCTCCCCTCGGCGCACGACGCCGACGACGAGGGCCTCGTCGCCATCGGCGCCGACCTGGAGCCCGGCACCCTGCTCGCCGCCTACCGCGGCGGCATGTTCCCGATGCCGGTCGGACGGTCGGGCCCGCTCGGCTGGTGGTCGCCCGACCCGCGTGGGGTGCTCGCCCTCGACGGGCTGCAGGTGAGCCGCTCGTTGCGGCGCTCGTGCCGGGAGTACGAGATCCGGGTGGACACGGCGTTCGCCGACGTCATCGCGGCGTGCGCCGATCCCCGGCGGCCCGGCGGCTGGATCACCCCGGGGTTCGAGGCGGCCTACGGCGAGCTGCACGCCCTCGGGTGGGCCCACTCGGTCGAGGCGTGGACCCACGACGGCGAGCTGGCCGGTGGCCTCTACGGCGTGGCGGTCGGCGGCCTCTTCGCCGGCGAGTCGATGTTCCACCGCCGACGTGACGCGTCGAAGGTCGCGCTCGTCGGCCTGGTCGAGCGCCTGCGCGCCGACGGCGACCCCCGTCGGGTGCTCGACGTGCAGTGGCCGACGGACCACCTCGCCACGCTCGGGGTGATCGGCGTGGCCCGGGAGGAGTACCTGCGACGGCTGGCCGCCGCGCTGGAGGCGCCGGATCCCGACTGCTGGGTGTGA
- a CDS encoding protein meaA has translation MTEGPQESHQLERREPDRPWMMRTYSGHSTARASNELYRTNLAKGQTGLSIAFDLPTQTGYDPDAPEAKGEVGKVGVPVAHLGHMEQLLDGIPVGEMNTSMTINATAAWLLGLYVANAERQGVESQALRGTTQNDIVKEYLSRGTYIYPPLPSKRLIVDMVAFCSEWIPKWNPMNVCSYHLQEAGATPVQEIAYSLATAIDVLDAVKASGQVPEDRFPAVVASISFFVNAGIRFVEETCKMRGFTQMWDRLTLERYGVTDPKARRFRYGVQVNSLGLTEAQPENNVQRIVLEALGVTLSKNARARSLQLPAWNEALGLPRPWDQQWSLRIQQVLAYETDLLEYEDIFDGSHVIEGRTNELIEAAQAELDEVLEMGGAFEAIEELKGRLVGSHAERVRRIENGELPIVGVNRFVETADSPLGGEESIMRVDPGVQQEMITDVAEWRSNRDNDAVKRSLDELRRAAESGDNVMPATIDLAHAGGTTGEWANALREVFGEYRAPTGVAAAAGRGGMSDGLRAVADRVRTMAGGPPRFLVAKPGLDGHSNGAEQIAVAARDAGMEVIYQGIRLTPEQIAAVARDEDVDVIGLSILSGSHLELIPRVVELVRGEGVEAPIVVGGIIPEEDRPVLEAAGCAAVYTPKDFELGRIMAEIVDLVAARRS, from the coding sequence ATGACCGAGGGACCGCAGGAGAGCCACCAGCTGGAGCGGCGTGAGCCCGATCGCCCGTGGATGATGCGCACCTACTCGGGGCACTCCACGGCGCGGGCCTCGAACGAGCTGTACCGGACCAACCTGGCCAAGGGCCAGACCGGCCTGTCGATCGCCTTCGACCTGCCGACCCAGACCGGCTACGACCCCGACGCTCCCGAGGCCAAGGGCGAGGTCGGCAAGGTCGGCGTCCCGGTCGCCCACCTCGGGCACATGGAGCAGCTCCTCGACGGCATCCCCGTCGGCGAGATGAACACGTCGATGACGATCAACGCCACCGCGGCGTGGCTGCTCGGCCTCTACGTGGCGAACGCCGAGCGCCAGGGCGTCGAGTCCCAGGCGCTGCGGGGCACGACGCAGAACGACATCGTCAAGGAGTACCTGAGCCGCGGGACGTACATCTACCCGCCGCTCCCCTCCAAGCGCCTCATCGTCGACATGGTGGCGTTCTGCTCGGAGTGGATCCCGAAGTGGAACCCGATGAACGTGTGCAGCTACCACCTGCAGGAGGCCGGGGCGACGCCGGTCCAGGAGATCGCGTACTCGCTGGCCACCGCGATCGACGTGCTCGACGCGGTGAAGGCGTCCGGCCAGGTCCCCGAGGACCGCTTCCCCGCGGTCGTCGCCTCGATCTCGTTCTTCGTGAACGCCGGCATCCGCTTCGTCGAGGAGACCTGCAAGATGCGGGGCTTCACGCAGATGTGGGACCGCCTCACCCTCGAGCGCTACGGCGTCACCGACCCGAAGGCCCGCCGCTTCCGCTACGGCGTGCAGGTGAACAGCCTCGGGCTCACCGAGGCGCAGCCCGAGAACAACGTGCAGCGCATCGTGCTCGAGGCCCTCGGCGTCACCCTGTCGAAGAACGCCCGGGCCCGGTCGCTCCAGCTGCCGGCGTGGAACGAGGCCCTCGGCCTCCCCCGCCCGTGGGACCAGCAGTGGTCGCTGCGCATCCAGCAGGTCCTCGCCTACGAGACCGACCTGCTCGAGTACGAGGACATCTTCGACGGCTCCCACGTCATCGAGGGCCGCACCAACGAGCTGATCGAGGCCGCGCAGGCCGAGCTCGACGAGGTGCTCGAGATGGGCGGCGCGTTCGAGGCGATCGAGGAGCTGAAGGGCCGGCTCGTCGGGTCCCACGCCGAGCGCGTCCGCCGCATCGAGAACGGCGAGCTACCGATCGTCGGCGTCAACCGCTTCGTCGAGACGGCCGACTCCCCCCTCGGCGGCGAGGAGTCGATCATGCGGGTCGACCCCGGCGTGCAGCAGGAGATGATCACCGACGTCGCCGAGTGGCGCTCGAACCGTGACAACGACGCGGTGAAGCGGTCGCTCGACGAGCTGCGCCGCGCCGCCGAGTCCGGCGACAACGTCATGCCGGCGACGATCGACCTGGCCCACGCGGGCGGCACCACCGGCGAGTGGGCCAACGCCCTGCGCGAGGTCTTCGGCGAGTACCGGGCGCCCACGGGTGTGGCCGCCGCGGCAGGGAGGGGTGGCATGAGCGACGGTCTGCGAGCGGTGGCCGACCGGGTGCGCACGATGGCCGGCGGCCCGCCCCGGTTCCTGGTCGCCAAGCCCGGCCTCGACGGGCACTCGAACGGCGCCGAGCAGATCGCCGTCGCGGCCCGTGACGCGGGCATGGAGGTCATCTACCAGGGCATCCGCCTGACCCCGGAGCAGATCGCTGCTGTCGCCCGCGACGAGGACGTCGACGTCATCGGCCTGTCGATCCTGTCGGGCAGCCACCTCGAGCTGATCCCCCGGGTCGTCGAGCTGGTGCGGGGCGAGGGCGTCGAGGCGCCGATCGTGGTCGGCGGCATCATCCCCGAGGAGGACCGTCCCGTCCTCGAGGCCGCCGGGTGCGCCGCGGTCTACACGCCGAAGGACTTCGAGCTCGGCCGGATCATGGCCGAGATCGTCGACCTGGTGGCCGCCCGCCGCAGCTGA
- a CDS encoding GGDEF domain-containing protein translates to MTDRRFLLAVGGALVGAIGGAAAAVNGAPIAGLAAAIGAVVAGAGVLLSPADPRDLPGPTAASTAVDGDTADAPTASTETHHAPATSAAPVEAVQNAAVPAMFGPPPAAPTPDAATPPPTPGEPTGQPPLLIDPTTGLFSEDYFNIAIEARLAAARRHLRPVGVVLIDVVEGLRVDRVRPADPQRVADAVRATLREADTACRRPDGKFALLLEDTPENGAIWTVERIRRRLVDSDASLTVWAGIACYPAHAFDKESILRSADQALDAAREWRQDRIEVAAGD, encoded by the coding sequence GTGACTGATCGACGCTTCCTCCTCGCCGTGGGTGGTGCCCTCGTCGGCGCCATCGGTGGCGCCGCGGCAGCCGTGAACGGCGCGCCGATCGCCGGTCTGGCCGCCGCCATCGGGGCGGTCGTCGCCGGCGCCGGCGTGCTCCTCAGCCCCGCCGACCCTCGCGATCTGCCCGGGCCGACGGCCGCGTCCACCGCTGTCGACGGCGACACTGCCGACGCCCCGACCGCATCGACGGAGACCCACCACGCGCCGGCGACCTCCGCCGCCCCCGTCGAAGCCGTGCAGAACGCTGCCGTCCCCGCGATGTTCGGCCCGCCACCCGCCGCCCCGACGCCCGACGCCGCGACTCCGCCGCCCACGCCCGGTGAGCCCACCGGCCAGCCGCCGCTCCTCATCGACCCGACCACCGGTCTGTTCTCCGAGGACTACTTCAACATCGCCATCGAGGCCCGCCTGGCTGCGGCGCGGCGGCACCTACGCCCGGTGGGCGTCGTGCTGATCGACGTGGTCGAGGGGCTGCGCGTCGACCGGGTGCGCCCGGCCGACCCCCAGCGTGTGGCCGACGCCGTGCGCGCCACCTTGCGGGAGGCTGACACCGCCTGTCGCCGCCCGGACGGCAAGTTCGCGCTCCTGCTGGAGGACACCCCCGAGAACGGGGCGATCTGGACGGTCGAGCGCATCCGCCGCCGGCTCGTCGACTCCGACGCATCGCTGACCGTGTGGGCGGGCATCGCCTGCTACCCGGCGCACGCGTTCGACAAGGAGTCGATCCTGCGGTCGGCCGACCAGGCGCTCGACGCCGCCCGCGAGTGGCGCCAGGACCGCATCGAGGTCGCCGCCGGCGACTGA
- a CDS encoding RNA polymerase sigma factor, whose protein sequence is MERTTGTVQAGVVHPGAADGLDFDDCFRHHYARLVRSLGAGADGAEEAVQEAFVEAHLRWRTVSRLDDPVGWVRRVAIRRILNQNRSLLRRTRAVGRLADGARRAEGPPSLPDDGLAAAIRRLPVRQRIALVLHHLDGLPVREVADAMGVAEGTVKSQLHDARANLRTMLEVDDD, encoded by the coding sequence GTGGAGCGGACGACCGGGACGGTGCAGGCTGGGGTGGTGCACCCCGGCGCGGCGGACGGCCTCGACTTCGACGACTGCTTCCGTCACCACTACGCCCGGCTGGTCCGCTCCCTCGGGGCCGGTGCCGACGGGGCGGAGGAGGCGGTGCAGGAGGCGTTCGTCGAAGCCCACCTGCGGTGGCGAACGGTGTCCCGGCTCGACGATCCGGTCGGCTGGGTGCGACGGGTGGCGATCCGGCGCATCCTCAACCAGAACCGCAGCCTCCTGCGGCGCACCCGCGCTGTCGGGCGACTGGCCGATGGCGCCCGCAGAGCGGAGGGCCCGCCGTCCCTGCCCGACGACGGTCTCGCCGCGGCGATCCGGCGGTTGCCGGTCCGCCAGCGGATCGCGCTCGTCCTCCACCACCTCGACGGGCTCCCCGTCCGTGAGGTGGCCGACGCCATGGGTGTCGCCGAGGGGACGGTGAAGTCCCAGCTCCACGATGCGCGGGCGAACCTCCGGACGATGCTCGAGGTGGACGATGACTGA